One Pontibacillus yanchengensis DNA window includes the following coding sequences:
- a CDS encoding L7Ae/L30e/S12e/Gadd45 family ribosomal protein, protein MSSYLNMVGLAFRAGKCTLGEEAIVRDIQAKRAYLVLIAHDIGASTNKKLTDKCRSYEVTFREVDDRDTLSSAIGKTGRVAIAITDRGFATKITSMLDESIRG, encoded by the coding sequence ATGAGTAGCTATCTCAACATGGTAGGCTTAGCTTTTCGGGCGGGAAAGTGTACTTTAGGAGAAGAAGCCATCGTTCGAGACATTCAAGCAAAACGAGCATATCTAGTTTTAATTGCACATGATATTGGAGCGAGTACGAATAAGAAACTAACTGATAAGTGTCGCTCATATGAGGTGACCTTTCGAGAAGTAGATGATCGAGACACCCTCTCAAGTGCAATTGGAAAAACGGGTAGAGTAGCGATAGCTATAACAGATCGTGGTTTTGCAACAAAAATCACATCGATGCTCGACGAATCTATTCGGGGGTGA
- the rimP gene encoding ribosome maturation factor RimP, translating into MGNNDIKKTTETLVQPILEDMNLELVDIEFQNEGKNWYLRVYVDKDGGVEIEECGQVSEKLSEKLDEEDPINFPYFLEVSSPGAERPLNSKKDMEKHVGHHVHMKLYEHIDGEKELEGKLISFEDEVATIEVKVKAKTKKVEVPYEKIAKARLAVSFN; encoded by the coding sequence ATGGGTAACAACGATATAAAGAAAACAACAGAAACTCTTGTTCAGCCTATCTTAGAAGACATGAATCTTGAGCTAGTAGATATCGAATTTCAAAACGAAGGGAAAAACTGGTATTTACGAGTTTATGTTGATAAAGATGGTGGTGTGGAAATCGAAGAATGCGGCCAGGTTAGTGAAAAACTTAGCGAGAAATTAGATGAAGAAGACCCTATTAACTTCCCTTACTTTTTAGAAGTGTCTTCACCTGGCGCAGAACGTCCGTTAAATTCGAAGAAAGATATGGAGAAGCATGTTGGACATCATGTTCACATGAAATTATATGAGCATATTGATGGAGAGAAAGAACTTGAAGGCAAGCTTATCTCATTTGAGGATGAGGTAGCTACCATAGAAGTAAAAGTTAAAGCTAAAACGAAGAAAGTTGAAGTACCTTACGAAAAAATCGCCAAAGCACGTTTGGCAGTAAGCTTCAATTAG
- the rnpM gene encoding RNase P modulator RnpM translates to MARNKKTPLRKCIVTKEMMPKQQLIRVVRNKEGDVFIDKTGKQNGRGAYLTKDASVIETARQKNILAHHLKAKVDEDIYNQLLNVVEEQPDE, encoded by the coding sequence ATGGCACGTAACAAAAAAACGCCTTTAAGAAAATGTATTGTTACTAAAGAAATGATGCCTAAACAACAGTTAATACGCGTCGTCCGAAATAAAGAAGGAGACGTCTTTATTGACAAAACGGGAAAGCAGAATGGACGCGGAGCTTATTTAACTAAGGATGCTTCCGTTATCGAAACAGCCCGCCAAAAGAATATCTTAGCTCATCACTTAAAAGCAAAAGTAGATGAGGATATTTATAACCAGTTACTGAATGTTGTAGAGGAACAACCAGATGAGTAG
- the truB gene encoding tRNA pseudouridine(55) synthase TruB, translating to MDGILPLWKPTGITSHDCVMKIRKLLHTKKVGHTGTLDPDVEGMLPICLGMATKISSYVTESEKVYEATLKLGYSTETEDNEGAVVERKKVDDSISPNDIQKALHKFEGTITQVPPLYSAVRVQGKRLYEYAREGISVERPSRTVTIYNIELISNHIEREEETASFRIRITCSKGTYIRTLCVDIGRALGYPAHMSYLVRTASGSFEKEEAVTFEELEKAIEENNLNGFLKPMERGVRHLSHLHIPPEDEKKVYHGTVFPKPNPIPETNPFCMMNEKEQVLAIYQIHPDKPHLIKPVRVFQYE from the coding sequence ATGGATGGTATCCTCCCATTATGGAAGCCAACAGGCATTACCTCACATGATTGTGTGATGAAAATAAGAAAGCTATTACATACAAAAAAGGTCGGACACACTGGTACGTTAGATCCAGATGTCGAAGGCATGTTACCAATTTGTTTAGGGATGGCCACTAAGATCTCTTCATATGTTACCGAATCTGAGAAAGTTTATGAAGCAACTCTGAAATTAGGCTATTCCACTGAAACAGAAGACAATGAGGGTGCAGTAGTTGAGAGAAAAAAGGTTGACGATTCTATATCTCCTAATGATATACAAAAAGCCCTCCATAAATTTGAGGGAACTATTACACAAGTACCACCTCTTTATTCAGCAGTAAGAGTCCAAGGGAAACGGTTGTATGAGTATGCAAGGGAGGGAATTTCTGTAGAGAGACCTTCAAGAACTGTAACTATATACAACATTGAGTTGATTTCAAATCATATTGAACGAGAGGAAGAAACAGCTTCCTTCCGCATCCGTATTACTTGTTCAAAAGGGACATATATTCGTACACTTTGTGTTGATATAGGAAGAGCGCTTGGCTACCCAGCACATATGTCTTATCTAGTGCGTACTGCCTCAGGATCTTTTGAAAAAGAGGAAGCTGTAACGTTCGAGGAGTTAGAAAAAGCAATTGAGGAAAACAACCTCAATGGTTTTCTAAAACCAATGGAAAGAGGGGTTAGGCACCTAAGCCATCTTCATATACCTCCTGAGGATGAAAAGAAGGTGTATCATGGTACTGTATTTCCAAAGCCTAATCCAATACCAGAAACGAATCCTTTTTGTATGATGAATGAGAAAGAGCAAGTGCTGGCTATCTATCAAATTCATCCAGATAAACCTCACTTGATTAAACCTGTACGTGTATTCCAATACGAATAG
- a CDS encoding DUF503 domain-containing protein — MIASLEVECLIYDAHSLKDKRSVIKRILTRSHNEYNVAVSELDFQNLWQRTLLGFVTISSDKVQAEKEMNRVLALIDSFPEIERTTTNVEWL; from the coding sequence ATGATAGCTTCTTTAGAAGTTGAATGTTTAATCTATGATGCACACTCTTTAAAAGATAAAAGATCTGTGATCAAACGGATTCTAACAAGATCACATAACGAGTATAATGTTGCTGTCAGTGAACTAGATTTTCAAAATCTATGGCAGCGAACATTACTCGGTTTTGTGACAATTTCAAGTGACAAAGTTCAAGCAGAAAAAGAAATGAATCGAGTCCTTGCTCTAATTGATTCTTTTCCTGAGATTGAACGTACAACTACAAACGTGGAATGGCTATAG
- a CDS encoding bifunctional riboflavin kinase/FAD synthetase encodes MDIQELQYPHTHSKNDFPESVVAIGYFDGVHKGHQKVIQTAIDLANEQGRESAVMTFHPHPSVVLKKNKQQIELITPLEDKLNLLEQMGVDRVFLVTFDEDLAGLLPQEFVDYFFIGLNVQHVVAGFDFSYGKMGKGSMETLPFHSRGAFSQTVVQKVESEDEKVSSSYIREELHQGNVGYIYNLLGRYYTIKGTVVKGDQRGHTIGFPTANIERKDAYILPQVGVYAVKVQIGDTIWNGMANIGYKPTFSDSTEKPAVEVYVFDYEGDLYGQELVVEWRKFIRNETKFDGVHALIEQLNQDEKEIRSFFNDN; translated from the coding sequence GTGGATATCCAAGAATTGCAATATCCCCATACTCATTCTAAAAATGATTTTCCTGAATCAGTTGTTGCAATTGGCTATTTTGATGGTGTGCATAAAGGTCATCAAAAAGTGATTCAAACAGCAATCGACTTGGCAAACGAGCAAGGTAGAGAAAGTGCCGTAATGACCTTTCATCCACATCCTTCAGTTGTATTGAAAAAAAACAAACAACAAATTGAATTAATTACCCCTCTAGAAGATAAGCTGAACCTGTTAGAACAAATGGGTGTTGATCGAGTGTTCCTTGTTACTTTCGATGAAGACTTAGCTGGTCTGTTACCACAAGAATTTGTTGATTATTTTTTTATTGGCTTAAATGTTCAACATGTCGTTGCTGGATTCGATTTTTCTTATGGGAAGATGGGCAAAGGATCAATGGAGACATTACCGTTTCACTCAAGAGGAGCATTTAGTCAAACAGTAGTACAAAAGGTCGAATCAGAAGATGAAAAGGTAAGTTCATCCTATATAAGAGAAGAGCTACATCAAGGGAATGTAGGTTATATATATAATTTATTAGGTCGCTATTATACAATTAAAGGTACTGTAGTTAAAGGTGATCAGCGAGGACATACAATCGGATTTCCTACAGCAAATATAGAACGGAAAGATGCTTATATATTACCCCAAGTAGGTGTTTATGCTGTAAAGGTCCAAATAGGAGATACAATTTGGAATGGGATGGCTAACATAGGTTATAAACCTACTTTTTCCGATTCTACAGAAAAGCCAGCTGTTGAAGTTTATGTATTTGACTATGAAGGTGATTTGTACGGACAGGAATTAGTCGTTGAATGGCGAAAGTTCATTCGAAATGAGACAAAATTTGATGGAGTACATGCGTTAATCGAACAATTAAACCAAGATGAGAAAGAAATCAGATCTTTTTTTAATGATAATTAA
- the rbfA gene encoding 30S ribosome-binding factor RbfA, translating to MSDLRANRVGEQMKKELGDIIGRKMKDPRIGFVTVTEVKVTGDLQQAKVYISVLGDEKQKHDSLLGLAKAKGFIRSEIGKRIRLRKTPEIMFEFDEAIEHGNRIEAIIQDLNDTSEDE from the coding sequence ATGAGCGATTTGAGAGCGAATCGAGTTGGAGAGCAAATGAAGAAAGAATTAGGGGATATTATTGGTAGAAAAATGAAGGATCCCCGTATTGGGTTTGTCACTGTTACGGAAGTTAAAGTAACAGGAGACTTACAGCAAGCAAAAGTCTATATTTCTGTACTAGGTGATGAAAAACAAAAACATGATTCCCTACTGGGACTTGCAAAGGCAAAAGGGTTTATTCGTTCTGAAATTGGAAAACGAATTCGTCTTCGCAAAACTCCGGAAATTATGTTTGAATTTGATGAAGCAATTGAACATGGTAATCGGATTGAAGCAATCATCCAAGATTTAAATGATACGTCAGAAGACGAATAA
- the nusA gene encoding transcription termination factor NusA has translation MSSELFEAIDYLEKEKGIDKDLLMEALEAALISAYKKNFKSATNVRVDIDETTGGMHVYARKTVVEESMDPNQEISLEDAKEVDPNYEIDDVIEIEVTPKDFGRIAAQAAKQVVTQRVREAERGVIFSEYVDREEDVMTGIIQRKDNRFTYVNLGKVEARLPVGEQMPTEEYHVHDRLKVFVTKVENTNKGPHIYVSRTHPGLLKRLFEMEVPEIYDGIVEINSVAREAGDRSKISVYAPDPEIDPVGSCVGQRGQRVQAIVNELKGEKIDIVQWSDDPVVYVSNALSPAKVVEVQVDEEEKATTVIVPDHQLSLAIGKRGQNARLAAKLTGWKIDIKSESEAIEDGTLDPNKTKEESEATYSEIDEDPFE, from the coding sequence TTGAGTAGTGAGCTTTTTGAGGCCATTGATTACTTAGAAAAAGAAAAAGGAATTGATAAGGATCTTTTAATGGAAGCATTAGAAGCAGCCTTGATTTCCGCTTATAAAAAGAATTTCAAATCTGCTACCAATGTCCGTGTTGATATAGATGAAACTACTGGAGGCATGCATGTATATGCAAGGAAAACAGTAGTAGAAGAGTCCATGGATCCAAATCAAGAAATCTCATTAGAGGATGCCAAAGAGGTGGATCCGAACTACGAAATAGATGATGTGATTGAAATTGAGGTAACACCGAAGGATTTTGGACGTATCGCGGCTCAAGCAGCAAAACAGGTCGTAACACAACGCGTACGTGAAGCAGAACGTGGCGTTATTTTTAGTGAATATGTTGATCGTGAAGAGGACGTTATGACTGGGATTATTCAGCGTAAAGATAACCGATTTACGTATGTGAATCTTGGTAAAGTGGAAGCTCGTCTACCTGTAGGAGAGCAAATGCCTACAGAAGAATACCATGTTCATGATCGTCTTAAAGTATTCGTAACGAAAGTTGAAAACACAAACAAAGGTCCTCACATTTATGTTTCTCGTACACATCCAGGCTTATTAAAGAGGTTATTTGAAATGGAAGTACCTGAAATTTATGATGGAATTGTAGAGATAAATTCAGTTGCACGAGAAGCAGGCGATCGTTCTAAAATTTCAGTTTATGCACCAGATCCGGAAATTGATCCAGTAGGTTCATGTGTTGGTCAACGCGGTCAGCGAGTACAAGCCATTGTAAATGAACTAAAAGGCGAAAAAATTGACATTGTCCAATGGTCAGATGACCCAGTTGTATATGTTTCGAACGCATTAAGTCCTGCTAAAGTAGTAGAAGTACAAGTTGATGAAGAAGAAAAAGCAACGACAGTTATTGTACCTGATCATCAACTGTCACTAGCTATTGGAAAGCGCGGTCAAAATGCACGTCTGGCTGCTAAATTAACAGGCTGGAAAATTGATATAAAGAGTGAGTCTGAAGCGATAGAAGATGGAACGCTTGACCCAAACAAAACAAAAGAAGAATCTGAAGCAACTTATTCTGAGATCGATGAAGATCCGTTTGAATAA
- the infB gene encoding translation initiation factor IF-2, whose product MSKMRVYEYAKEKNVQSKDVINKLKSMNVEVTNHMSTITDDTKTKLDQMYNGGSNKQGNEGNNNNQQRNSQNTNKSNQNQSQQNNRNNQSQSNDKSRNNNNKPNNSQNRNQNKNQNKNQNRNQNNNRNKNKGNQKSNNRRPAKTQTHTPDKITYAGSLAVSELASKLHKDSSEIIKKLMFMGVMATKNQDLDPETIELICDEFGVEVEEEIIVDETDFENYITDDNPEDLVERPSVVTIMGHVDHGKTTLLDSIRKTKVTAGEAGGITQHIGAYQVEEDGKKITFLDTPGHAAFTSMRSRGAQVTDIAILVVAADDGVMPQTIEAINHAKAAEVPIIVAVNKMDKEGANPDRVKQELMEYNLVPEEFGGETIFVHLSAVKDEGLDNLLEMIVLVSEVEELKANPNRLAMGTVIEAELDKGRGSVATLLVQNGTLNVGDAIVVGNTFGRIRAMVNDLGKRVKTAPPSTPVEITGLNGVPNAGDRFVVFQDEKKARQVGELRQQRQIEENRGEKSKVNLDDLFEHIKQGEMKDLNIIIKADVQGSAEALASSLQQINVEGVNVKIIHTGVGAITESDIILASASNAIVIGFNVRPDANAKKTAETEDVDVRPHRIIYKVIEEIEFAMKGLLDPEYQEKIIGQAEVREIFKVSKIGTIAGSYVTEGKLSRNAGIRVIRDGIVQFEGEVDTLKRYKDDAKEVDKGYECGVTIKNFNDLKEGDTLEAFIMEEIKPQ is encoded by the coding sequence ATGAGTAAAATGCGTGTATATGAATATGCAAAAGAAAAGAATGTTCAAAGTAAAGATGTTATAAATAAGCTTAAAAGCATGAACGTGGAAGTTACCAATCATATGTCAACTATCACAGACGATACGAAGACAAAGTTAGATCAAATGTACAATGGTGGGTCTAATAAACAAGGTAATGAAGGTAACAATAATAATCAACAGAGAAACAGTCAAAACACTAATAAAAGCAATCAAAATCAAAGTCAACAAAATAATCGCAACAACCAAAGTCAGAGTAATGACAAGTCTAGAAATAACAACAATAAGCCTAATAATAGCCAAAACCGAAACCAAAATAAGAATCAAAACAAAAATCAGAACCGAAATCAAAACAATAACCGCAATAAAAATAAAGGCAATCAGAAGTCAAATAATAGACGTCCTGCAAAAACACAAACACACACACCAGATAAAATTACGTATGCAGGAAGCTTAGCTGTTTCTGAATTAGCATCTAAGCTTCATAAAGATTCTTCTGAGATTATCAAGAAGCTTATGTTTATGGGTGTTATGGCTACAAAAAACCAGGATTTAGACCCAGAAACAATTGAATTAATTTGTGATGAATTTGGTGTGGAAGTGGAAGAAGAAATTATCGTCGATGAAACGGATTTCGAAAACTACATTACTGATGATAACCCAGAAGATTTAGTTGAACGCCCTTCAGTAGTTACCATCATGGGGCACGTTGACCATGGTAAAACAACTCTACTTGATTCCATCCGTAAAACTAAGGTTACAGCAGGTGAGGCTGGTGGAATTACACAGCATATCGGTGCTTATCAAGTAGAAGAAGATGGTAAAAAAATCACTTTCCTTGATACTCCTGGCCACGCAGCATTTACAAGCATGCGTTCACGTGGTGCTCAAGTAACGGATATAGCTATTTTAGTCGTTGCTGCTGATGATGGTGTAATGCCTCAAACAATTGAAGCTATAAATCATGCTAAAGCTGCTGAAGTACCTATTATAGTGGCTGTTAACAAAATGGATAAAGAAGGTGCAAATCCAGATCGCGTTAAGCAGGAATTAATGGAATATAACCTAGTTCCTGAAGAATTTGGTGGAGAGACCATCTTTGTTCATCTATCAGCTGTCAAAGATGAAGGTCTTGATAACTTGCTAGAAATGATTGTTCTTGTATCTGAAGTTGAAGAATTAAAAGCCAATCCTAACCGCCTTGCAATGGGTACTGTTATTGAGGCTGAATTGGATAAAGGTCGTGGGTCTGTAGCTACCTTACTGGTTCAAAACGGTACCTTAAACGTTGGAGATGCTATTGTAGTGGGGAACACATTCGGTCGTATTCGTGCTATGGTAAATGACCTAGGAAAACGTGTGAAAACAGCCCCACCATCAACACCAGTAGAAATAACTGGACTAAATGGTGTGCCTAATGCTGGTGATCGTTTCGTAGTGTTCCAAGACGAGAAAAAAGCTCGTCAAGTTGGTGAATTACGTCAACAACGTCAAATTGAAGAAAACCGCGGTGAGAAATCCAAAGTTAATCTAGATGATTTATTTGAGCATATAAAACAAGGTGAGATGAAAGATCTTAACATTATTATTAAAGCTGACGTTCAAGGTTCAGCTGAAGCATTAGCTTCTTCCCTACAACAAATTAATGTTGAAGGTGTAAATGTTAAAATCATCCATACGGGTGTAGGAGCGATTACGGAATCTGATATAATCCTTGCATCTGCTTCCAATGCGATTGTAATTGGATTTAATGTTCGCCCTGACGCCAACGCGAAGAAAACCGCCGAGACCGAAGATGTGGATGTTCGTCCACACCGTATTATTTATAAGGTGATTGAAGAAATTGAATTTGCAATGAAAGGTCTATTAGACCCTGAATACCAGGAGAAGATTATCGGTCAAGCAGAAGTTCGTGAGATCTTTAAAGTATCTAAAATTGGTACCATCGCAGGAAGCTATGTAACAGAAGGTAAATTATCTCGTAATGCAGGCATCCGTGTTATTCGTGATGGTATCGTACAATTCGAGGGAGAAGTCGATACACTAAAACGTTATAAAGATGACGCTAAAGAAGTTGATAAAGGGTATGAATGTGGTGTTACCATTAAGAACTTCAATGATTTAAAAGAAGGTGACACGTTAGAAGCCTTTATCATGGAGGAAATTAAACCACAATGA